From a region of the Actinomadura luzonensis genome:
- a CDS encoding flotillin family protein: MDVISTGFGVFLAVVLVVAIGLLVIIGRLFRKVEQGKALIVSKVNKVDVTFTGAVVLPVVHKAEIMDISVKTIEIERSGREGLICRDNIRADIKITFFVRVNKTAEDVIKVAQAIGTARASDEGTLQSLFNAKFSEALKTAGKHLDFVDLYTKRDEFRDEIIRLIGTDLNGYSLEDAAIDYLEQTNLLQLDKNNILDAQGIRKITELTAIEHVRTNEFQRSEEKEITRQNVDAREAILELQRRQADAELKQRREIETVKAREEAEIARVQAEERLRAQSANIKADESLGVQRENLAREVAVAEKNRERVIAIESERIEKDRVLEVIARERETELSRIAKDKEVESEKRVIAEVIRERIVVDKTVAEQEEAIKRLRVVEEAERTRQQVVIAAEAEAQENLVKDIKAAEAAEAASKFRAREELVLAEARQQAAELEARAKIRLAEGVQAEAAASGLAQVQVKERDAAAIEQVGRAEAAALREKLAAEADGAKAMALVEGERLKAQAAGEQAMALAGAAAVGERLKAEAEGLTEKAAALAALDEASRAHEEYRLRLEADKEIRLKHIDVSRAVAESQASVLAAGLAKANIDIVGGDTMFFDKVVGSITAGKAVDGFVEHSQVAGAIAGPYVNGQASLAADLANVISGVRSEDLKNVTVSALLMKLIAAGGPQVTALGELLETARRLGVADSPVNGAHTVTALAGTK; encoded by the coding sequence ATGGACGTCATCTCGACAGGTTTCGGTGTTTTCTTAGCGGTCGTCCTGGTCGTCGCGATCGGCCTGCTCGTCATCATCGGGCGCCTTTTCCGCAAGGTCGAACAGGGCAAGGCACTCATCGTCTCGAAGGTCAACAAGGTGGACGTGACGTTCACCGGCGCCGTCGTGCTGCCCGTCGTCCACAAGGCCGAGATCATGGACATCTCGGTCAAGACCATCGAGATCGAGCGCTCCGGCCGCGAGGGACTGATCTGCCGGGACAACATCCGGGCGGACATCAAGATCACCTTCTTCGTCCGGGTGAACAAGACCGCCGAGGACGTCATCAAGGTCGCCCAGGCCATCGGCACCGCCCGCGCCAGCGACGAGGGCACCCTCCAGTCGTTGTTCAACGCCAAGTTCTCGGAGGCGCTGAAGACCGCCGGCAAGCACCTCGACTTCGTCGACCTCTACACCAAGCGCGACGAGTTCCGCGACGAGATCATCCGCCTCATCGGCACCGACCTCAACGGCTACAGCCTGGAGGACGCCGCCATCGACTACCTGGAGCAGACCAACCTGCTCCAGCTCGACAAGAACAACATCCTCGACGCGCAGGGCATCAGGAAGATCACCGAGCTGACGGCCATCGAGCACGTCCGCACGAACGAGTTCCAGCGCAGCGAGGAGAAGGAGATCACCCGCCAGAACGTGGACGCCCGCGAGGCCATCCTCGAACTCCAGCGCCGCCAGGCCGACGCCGAGCTGAAGCAGCGACGCGAGATCGAGACCGTCAAGGCCCGCGAGGAGGCGGAGATCGCCCGCGTCCAGGCCGAGGAGCGGCTGCGCGCCCAGAGCGCCAACATCAAGGCCGACGAGTCCCTCGGCGTGCAGCGCGAGAACCTGGCCCGCGAGGTCGCGGTCGCCGAGAAGAACCGCGAGCGGGTGATCGCCATCGAGAGTGAGCGCATCGAGAAGGACCGCGTGCTGGAGGTCATCGCCCGCGAGCGGGAGACCGAGCTGTCGCGCATCGCGAAGGACAAGGAGGTCGAGTCCGAGAAGCGGGTCATCGCCGAGGTCATCCGCGAGCGCATCGTCGTCGACAAGACGGTGGCCGAGCAGGAGGAGGCCATCAAGCGGCTGCGCGTGGTCGAGGAGGCCGAGCGCACCCGCCAGCAGGTCGTCATCGCCGCCGAGGCCGAGGCCCAGGAGAACCTGGTCAAGGACATCAAGGCGGCCGAGGCCGCCGAGGCCGCCTCGAAGTTCCGCGCCCGCGAGGAGCTGGTGCTGGCCGAGGCCCGGCAGCAGGCCGCCGAGCTGGAGGCGCGGGCCAAGATCCGGCTCGCCGAGGGCGTGCAGGCCGAGGCCGCGGCGAGCGGGCTGGCGCAGGTGCAGGTCAAGGAGCGCGACGCCGCGGCCATCGAGCAGGTCGGCCGCGCCGAGGCCGCCGCGCTGCGCGAGAAGCTGGCCGCCGAGGCCGACGGCGCCAAGGCGATGGCGCTGGTCGAGGGCGAGCGGCTGAAGGCCCAGGCGGCGGGCGAGCAGGCGATGGCCCTGGCCGGCGCCGCCGCCGTGGGCGAGCGGCTGAAGGCCGAGGCCGAGGGCCTGACCGAGAAGGCCGCCGCGCTGGCCGCGCTGGACGAGGCGAGCCGGGCGCACGAGGAGTACCGCCTGCGCCTGGAGGCCGACAAGGAGATCCGGCTCAAGCACATCGACGTCTCCCGCGCGGTGGCCGAGTCGCAGGCGAGCGTGCTGGCCGCCGGGCTCGCCAAGGCCAACATCGACATCGTCGGCGGCGACACGATGTTCTTCGACAAGGTCGTCGGCTCGATCACGGCGGGCAAGGCCGTGGACGGGTTCGTGGAGCACTCGCAGGTCGCCGGCGCGATCGCCGGCCCGTACGTCAACGGCCAGGCCAGCCTCGCCGCCGACCTCGCGAACGTCATCAGCGGGGTCCGCTCCGAGGACCTCAAGAACGTCACCGTCTCCGCCCTGCTCATGAAGCTCATCGCGGCCGGCGGCCCGCAGGTCACCGCGCTCGGCGAGCTGCTGGAGACCGCCCGCCGGCTCGGCGTCGCCGACTCCCCGGTGAACGGCGCGCACACGGTGACCGCGCTGGCCGGGACGAAGTGA